From the genome of Synchiropus splendidus isolate RoL2022-P1 chromosome 17, RoL_Sspl_1.0, whole genome shotgun sequence, one region includes:
- the tmem120aa gene encoding ion channel TACAN isoform X1: MLYSPSGLSECFREWEDLENDYHQIQDTHRLYKQKLEEVTKLQNCCSGAIARQRKKLKELSASLQECKETPDTLQLSPEEVGSIMEIRESIKEREDAFAEMEAFLPKKNSLYLTLVLGNVNVTLLNKQSKFAYKDEYEKFKLVLTVILFLFSFTCRFMFSYRVLDAIFNFLLVWYYCTLTIRESILISNGSRIKGWWVFHHYVSTFLSGVMLTWPEGELYQMFRNQFLSYNLYQSFVQFLQYYYQSGCLYRLRALGERHNMDLTVEGFQSWMWRGLTFLLPFLFFGHFWQLHNSITLFKMFQLPQCKEWQVLMCGCSYMVLFLGNFSTTLGVVYQKYMNNQDKAKSL, from the exons ATGTTGTACAGTCCCAGCGGGCTCTCCGAGTGCTTCCGAGAATGGGAGGATCTGGAGAATGACTACCATCAGATTCAG GACACTCACCGTCTGTACAAACAAAAGCTTGAGGAAGTCACCAAACTCCAGAACTGCTGCTCGGGTGCCATCGCACGCCAGCGGAAGAAACTCAAGGAGCTTTCGGCATCGCTGCAAGA ATGCAAAGAAACACCGGACACACTCCAGCTGAGTCCCGAGGAAGTGGGCTCCATCATGGAAATCCGCGAGTCGATCAAGGAGCGGGAAGATGCCTTCGCGGAGATGGAAGCGTTTCTGCCAAAGAAGAACAG CCTGTACCTCACTCTTGTTTTAGGCAACGTCAACGTCACACTCCTCAATAAGCAGTCCAA ATTTGCCTACAAAGATGAATATGAGAAATTTAAGTTGGTCCTCAccgtcatcctcttcctcttctccttcacgTGTCGTTTCATGTTCAGCTACAG AGTGCTGGACGCTATTTTCAACTTCCTGTTGGTGTGGTACTACTGCACGCTGACCATCAGGGAGAGCATCCTCATCAGCAACGGGTCCAG GATCAAGGGCTGGTGGGTCTTCCATCACTACGTGTCCACCTTCCTGTCCGGAGTCATGCTGACCTG GCCTGAAGGAGAGCTTTACCAGATGTTCAGGAACCAGTTCTTATCCTACAATCTTTACCAAA GTTTCGTCCAGTTCCTGCAATATTATTACCAAAGTGGCTGCTTGTACCGACTCAGAGCTCTGGGAGAGAGACACAACATGGACCTGACAGTGG AGGGTTTCCAGTCGTGGATGTGGAGAGGACTCACCTTCCTGCTTCCCTTCCTCTtctttggtcac TTCTGGCAGCTCCACAACAGCATCACGCTCTTCAAGATGTTCCAGCTGCCCCAGTGCAAAGAGTGGCAG GTGTTGATGTGTGGTTGCTCCTACATGGTTCTGTTCCTGGGCAACTTCTCCACCACGCTGGGAGTGGTCTACCAGAAGTACATGAACAACCAGGACAAGGCCAAAAGCCTGTGA
- the tmem120aa gene encoding ion channel TACAN isoform X2, producing MGRPRLQDTHRLYKQKLEEVTKLQNCCSGAIARQRKKLKELSASLQECKETPDTLQLSPEEVGSIMEIRESIKEREDAFAEMEAFLPKKNSLYLTLVLGNVNVTLLNKQSKFAYKDEYEKFKLVLTVILFLFSFTCRFMFSYRVLDAIFNFLLVWYYCTLTIRESILISNGSRIKGWWVFHHYVSTFLSGVMLTWPEGELYQMFRNQFLSYNLYQSFVQFLQYYYQSGCLYRLRALGERHNMDLTVEGFQSWMWRGLTFLLPFLFFGHFWQLHNSITLFKMFQLPQCKEWQVLMCGCSYMVLFLGNFSTTLGVVYQKYMNNQDKAKSL from the exons ATGGGTCGCCCTCGCCTGCAG GACACTCACCGTCTGTACAAACAAAAGCTTGAGGAAGTCACCAAACTCCAGAACTGCTGCTCGGGTGCCATCGCACGCCAGCGGAAGAAACTCAAGGAGCTTTCGGCATCGCTGCAAGA ATGCAAAGAAACACCGGACACACTCCAGCTGAGTCCCGAGGAAGTGGGCTCCATCATGGAAATCCGCGAGTCGATCAAGGAGCGGGAAGATGCCTTCGCGGAGATGGAAGCGTTTCTGCCAAAGAAGAACAG CCTGTACCTCACTCTTGTTTTAGGCAACGTCAACGTCACACTCCTCAATAAGCAGTCCAA ATTTGCCTACAAAGATGAATATGAGAAATTTAAGTTGGTCCTCAccgtcatcctcttcctcttctccttcacgTGTCGTTTCATGTTCAGCTACAG AGTGCTGGACGCTATTTTCAACTTCCTGTTGGTGTGGTACTACTGCACGCTGACCATCAGGGAGAGCATCCTCATCAGCAACGGGTCCAG GATCAAGGGCTGGTGGGTCTTCCATCACTACGTGTCCACCTTCCTGTCCGGAGTCATGCTGACCTG GCCTGAAGGAGAGCTTTACCAGATGTTCAGGAACCAGTTCTTATCCTACAATCTTTACCAAA GTTTCGTCCAGTTCCTGCAATATTATTACCAAAGTGGCTGCTTGTACCGACTCAGAGCTCTGGGAGAGAGACACAACATGGACCTGACAGTGG AGGGTTTCCAGTCGTGGATGTGGAGAGGACTCACCTTCCTGCTTCCCTTCCTCTtctttggtcac TTCTGGCAGCTCCACAACAGCATCACGCTCTTCAAGATGTTCCAGCTGCCCCAGTGCAAAGAGTGGCAG GTGTTGATGTGTGGTTGCTCCTACATGGTTCTGTTCCTGGGCAACTTCTCCACCACGCTGGGAGTGGTCTACCAGAAGTACATGAACAACCAGGACAAGGCCAAAAGCCTGTGA
- the styxl1 gene encoding serine/threonine/tyrosine-interacting-like protein 1, with translation MAKILLCEPLELFNLLNQRCRVNRLSEINFLCLFDARKVQAFNMSHIITARSMKVDSEGKFLLPESVEVESMQHVVVYDGNTSSLQQQGKAMACARVLANETIYPVHILKGGFERFSALYSFLRTEKILYTIRELEKLKSYPVEILAGMLYMGDEEQGLDPEVYRDLKIKAVISISESSNMESMDRNQSIFYIPVADTGHSDLYSRFDKICSFIDAYINMRACVLIVSKQGRSRCSAVSIAFLMHHHGYTLEDAWRYMLKCKPSMRPNTGFIEQLSQWELQLRGEKLTNISELDL, from the exons ATGGCAAAAATATTGCTGTGTGAACCGCTGGAGCTTTTCAACCTCCTCAACCAGAGGTGTCGAGTCAACAGGCTGTCGGAGATCAACTTCCTGTGTCTGTTCG ACGCTCGCAAAGTTCAGGCCTTCAACATGAGCCACATCATCACCGCCAGAAGTATGAAAGTG GATTCTGAAGGCAAATTCCTGCTCCCCGAGTCTGTGGAGGTGGAGAGCATGCAGCACGTGGTGGTCTACGACGGCAACACCAGCAGTCTGCAGCAGCAAG GCAAAGCGATGGCGTGTGCCCGAGTCCTGGCCAACGAGACCATCTACCCGGTCCACATCCTGAAGGGAGGATTTGAGCGCTTCTCTGCCCTCTACTCTTTCTTACGCACCGAGAAGATCCTCTACACCATCAGG GAGCTGGAGAAACTCAAGAGCTACCCGGTGGAGATCCTGGCAGGGATGCTGTACATGGGCGACGAGGAGCAGGGCCTGGACCCGGAGGTCTACAGGGACCTCAAGATCAAAGCAGTCATCAGCATCTCTGAGAGCAGCAACATGGA GTCCATGGACAGGAACCAGAGCATCTTTTACATCCCAGTGGCTGACACTGGACATTCTGATCTGTATTCCAGATTCGACAAGATTTGCAGTTTTATTG ATGCTTACATCAACATGAGGGCTTGCGTTCTGATCGTGTCCAAACAAGGCAGGAGCCGCTGCAGCGCCGTGTCCATCGCTTTTCTCATGCACCACCACGGCTACACACTGGAG GACGCCTGGAGGTACATGCTGAAATGCAAACCCAGCATGAGACCAAACACTGGGTTTATAGAGCAGCTCTCCCAATGGGAACTTCAGCTCCGAGGAGAGAAACTCACCAACATTTCTGAGCTggatttgtga
- the LOC128748405 gene encoding uncharacterized protein LOC128748405 isoform X1, whose translation MVASHTSLAESNPEPPRSRTLPDSGSSSEKEEEQTPSREVRDEGRVRERKREWDRRSSCSAQTASSSRLSSVGDDSANKSETSVTPSGAKGIADSPVYSIAAFQEKYHEYDLLGEGGCGCVFAGFRRADNLPVAIKHISRQNHICTHFDENGKLVFSEVAIMARVASKKSSCVALLDWYLLEHELILVMERPVPSMDLFMYINTKCHNETAGHCSRGTGQEGRLSPRHQDGERSDGNQLRLPQNPSHRLWLQRAGGEERLVRRVLRHRRASASGVVHSRQLPRGVADRVADRSRPVRNPAQRNVRDAGVHAAEEEKQAEALGRVPGLPEQMLDRIPRAEAHSGPAPLPPMAPNPQKISEGDTASQREC comes from the exons ATGGTGGCCTCACACACGAGTCTGGCCGAGTCCAACCCCGAGCCGCCCAGAAGCAGAACACTGCCCGATTCTGGTTCCAGctcagagaaggaggaggagcagacacCGAGCAGGGAGGTCAGAGATGAGGGCagggtgagggagaggaagagagagtggGACAGACGCTCATCGTGCTCAGCTCAGACCG CGAGCAGTAGCCGCCTCAGCAGCGTGGGTGATGACTCAGCAAACAAGAGTGAAACTTCAGTGACCCCCAGTGGCGCAAAAGGCATCGCGGACTCACCCGTGTACAGCATAG CGGCGTTCCAGGAGAAATACCACGAGTACGACCTGCTTGGCGAAGGAGGATGTGGCTGTGTGTTCGCCGGATTCCGCAGGGCTGACAATCTACCA GTGGCGATCAAGCACATCTCAAGACAAAACCACATTTGCACACATTTT GATGAGAACGGGAAGCTTGTTTTCTCGGAGGTCGCCATCATGGCCAGAGTAGCTTCCAAGAAAAGCAGCTGTGTGGCCCTGCTGGACTGGTACCTCCTGGAGCACGAGCTCATTCTGGTGATGGAGCGCCCGGTCCCCAGCATGGACCTGTTCATGTACATCAACACCAAGT GTCATAATGAAACAGCTGGTCACTGCAGCCGTGGGACTGGCCAAGAAGGGCGTCTATCACCGAGACATCAAGACGGAGAACGTTCTGATGGAAACCAACTCCGACTCCCCCAGAATCCATCTCATCGACTTTGGCTTCAGCGTGCTGGCGGAGAAGAACGCCTCGTACGACGTGTTCTACG GCACCGCCGAGCATCTGCCTCCGGAGTGGTACACTCAAGGCAGCTACCGCGTGGAGTCGCTGACCGTGTGGCAGATCGGAGTCGTCCTGTTCGAAATCCTGCACAAAGGAATGTTCGAGACGCAGGAGTACATGCAGCTGAAGAAGAGAAGCAGGCGGAAGCTCTCGGAAG GGTGCCAGGACTTCCTGAACAAATGCTTGACCGTATCCCCCGAGCAGAGGCCCACTCTGGACCGGCTCCGCTACCACCCATGGCTCCGAATCCCCAAAAAATAAGTGAGGGTGACACGGCAAGTCAAAGAGAGTGTTGA
- the LOC128748405 gene encoding serine/threonine-protein kinase pim-1-like isoform X2, translating into MVASHTSLAESNPEPPRSRTLPDSGSSSEKEEEQTPSREVRDEGRVRERKREWDRRSSCSAQTASSSRLSSVGDDSANKSETSVTPSGAKGIADSPVYSIAAFQEKYHEYDLLGEGGCGCVFAGFRRADNLPVAIKHISRQNHICTHFDENGKLVFSEVAIMARVASKKSSCVALLDWYLLEHELILVMERPVPSMDLFMYINTKCKRPMTEGMAKVIMKQLVTAAVGLAKKGVYHRDIKTENVLMETNSDSPRIHLIDFGFSVLAEKNASYDVFYGTAEHLPPEWYTQGSYRVESLTVWQIGVVLFEILHKGMFETQEYMQLKKRSRRKLSEGCQDFLNKCLTVSPEQRPTLDRLRYHPWLRIPKK; encoded by the exons ATGGTGGCCTCACACACGAGTCTGGCCGAGTCCAACCCCGAGCCGCCCAGAAGCAGAACACTGCCCGATTCTGGTTCCAGctcagagaaggaggaggagcagacacCGAGCAGGGAGGTCAGAGATGAGGGCagggtgagggagaggaagagagagtggGACAGACGCTCATCGTGCTCAGCTCAGACCG CGAGCAGTAGCCGCCTCAGCAGCGTGGGTGATGACTCAGCAAACAAGAGTGAAACTTCAGTGACCCCCAGTGGCGCAAAAGGCATCGCGGACTCACCCGTGTACAGCATAG CGGCGTTCCAGGAGAAATACCACGAGTACGACCTGCTTGGCGAAGGAGGATGTGGCTGTGTGTTCGCCGGATTCCGCAGGGCTGACAATCTACCA GTGGCGATCAAGCACATCTCAAGACAAAACCACATTTGCACACATTTT GATGAGAACGGGAAGCTTGTTTTCTCGGAGGTCGCCATCATGGCCAGAGTAGCTTCCAAGAAAAGCAGCTGTGTGGCCCTGCTGGACTGGTACCTCCTGGAGCACGAGCTCATTCTGGTGATGGAGCGCCCGGTCCCCAGCATGGACCTGTTCATGTACATCAACACCAAGTGCAAACGGCCCATGACGGAGGGAATGGCCAAG GTCATAATGAAACAGCTGGTCACTGCAGCCGTGGGACTGGCCAAGAAGGGCGTCTATCACCGAGACATCAAGACGGAGAACGTTCTGATGGAAACCAACTCCGACTCCCCCAGAATCCATCTCATCGACTTTGGCTTCAGCGTGCTGGCGGAGAAGAACGCCTCGTACGACGTGTTCTACG GCACCGCCGAGCATCTGCCTCCGGAGTGGTACACTCAAGGCAGCTACCGCGTGGAGTCGCTGACCGTGTGGCAGATCGGAGTCGTCCTGTTCGAAATCCTGCACAAAGGAATGTTCGAGACGCAGGAGTACATGCAGCTGAAGAAGAGAAGCAGGCGGAAGCTCTCGGAAG GGTGCCAGGACTTCCTGAACAAATGCTTGACCGTATCCCCCGAGCAGAGGCCCACTCTGGACCGGCTCCGCTACCACCCATGGCTCCGAATCCCCAAAAAATAA
- the hepacamb gene encoding hepatic and glial cell adhesion molecule b — protein MLFSQATNGQSHFCPVALENNMCTVQSARSIVDDCVVEPPACRFPCPTGRKESVMKAENQASTNDTNISRILWLALVGLLNSGGALAVNVTIPNTLIKGSVGGEALLSVRYVSFSLDLPVIKWQLKREKSITVVQSIGTDIIGTLRPEYQDRILVFENGTLLLHNLRLSDDGTYDVEISITDDTFTGEGSISLMVYEPISTPHIHTEDFSVLERSENLVLNCSHENGTRVTYHWFKGGSPLTNETRFVLSHDRKLLTIARVVMADDDIYSCTVTNPVSSMSSPPIKLTVYKRSSLYIILSTGGIFLLITLVTICACWTPSKKQRYPTKKLLSRSRFRNHRSLIRHADDWQPEVTAVNGKNAVTSLYILQRKDPAAGDSSSIGSPSEQDKPPPFNRNSPTRR, from the exons ATGCTTTTTTCGCAAGCAACAAACGGACAGTCGCACTTTTGTCCAGTGGCTCTGGAGAACAACATGTGCACAGTGCAGTCTGCCCGCAGCATAGTGGACGATTGTGTTGTGGAGCCGCCAGCTTGCAGATTTCCCTGCCCGACTGGGAGGAAAGAATCAGTGATGAAGGCAGAGAACCAGGCTTCAACCAACGACACAAACATATCTCGGATTTTATGGCTCGCCCTCGTCGGACTCCTGAACTCGG ggggcgccctGGCAGTGAACGTGACCATCCCCAACACTCTGATCAAAGGCTCAGTGGGCGGCGAAGCTCTTCTGTCCGTCCGTTACGTCAGCTTCAGCCTGGACCTGCCTGTCATCAAATGGCAGCTGAAGCGGGAGAAGTCCATCACAGTGGTCCAGTCCATCGGTACCGACATCATTGGGACGCTGAGACCTGAGTACCAGGATCGCATATTGGTGTTTGAGAACGGGACTCTGCTGCTCCACAATCTCAGACTCAGCGATGACGGAACTTATGACGTGGAAATCTCCATCACTGACGACACGTTCACAGGAGAGGGCAGCATCTCTCTCATGGTTTACG AACCCATCTCCACCCCCCACATCCACACTGAGGACTTTTCAGTCCTGGAACGGAGCGAGAATCTGGTGCTGAACTGCTCTCACGAAAACGGAACCAGGGTCACTTATCATTGGTTTAAGGGTGGAAGTCCTCTGACCAATGAGACCCGGTTCGTCCTGTCACATGACAGGAAGCTGCTGACCATCGCTCGAGTCGTGATGGCCGACGACGACATCTACAGCTGCACCGTGACCAATCCTGTCAGCAGCATGTCCAGCCCGCCGATCAAACTGACCGTCTACA AGAGGAGCTCCCTCTACATCATCCTCTCCACCGGCGGGatattcctcctcatcaccctGGTAACCATCTGTGCCTGCTGGACTCCTTCAAAAAA GCAGCGATATCCGACCAAGAAGCTTCTCTCCAGATCCAGATTTCGCAATCACCGCTCGCTCATCCGCCACGCAG ACGACTGGCAGCCAGAGGTGACGGCGGTGAATGGGAAGAATGCCGTGACGTCGCTGTACATTCTCCAGAGAAAG GACCCCGCGGCGGGCGACTCCTCCAGTATCGGATCCCCCTCTGAGCAGGACAAGCCTCCCCCGTTCAACAGGAATTCCCCGACGCGACGATGA